GTGTTGCGGACGATCTGCTCCTTGACCTCGTGGGCCACGGGCGATTCGACCGTGCACATGAAGCGGGTGCCCATGTTGACACCGTCGGCGCCGAGCGCGAGTGCCGCCACGAGCCCGCGGGAATCGGCGATGCCGCCCGACGCGATCACGGGAATGCTGAGCTTGCTCGTCGCGGCGGGGATGAGGATCAGGCCCGGAACGTCGTCCTCGCCCGGGTGCCCGGCGCACTCGAAGCCGTCGATGCTCACGGCGTCCACGCCGATGCGCTCGGCCTTGACCGCGTGCCGCACGCTCGTGCACTTGTGGATCACCTTGATGCCGGCATCCTTGAAGTGCGGCAGGTGGTCGGCCGGGTTGAAGCCGGCGGTCTCGACGATCTTCACGCCCGAGTCGATGATCGCCTGGCGGTACTCGGCGTACGGCGGCGGATCGATCGACGGCAGGATGGTGAGGTTGACGCCGAACGGCTTGTCGGTGAGTTCGCGTGTCCGTTCGATCTCGCGGACGAGATCCTCCGGGGTGGGCTGGGTCAGTGCAGTGATGAAGCCGAGCGCTCCCGCCTCCGCCACGGCGGCCACGAGTTCGGCGCGGCCGACCCACATCATGCCTCCCTGGACGATGGGATGCTCCACCCCGAAAATCTCGGTGAATCG
This window of the Rhodococcus pyridinivorans genome carries:
- a CDS encoding NAD(P)H-dependent flavin oxidoreductase, which produces MRTRFTEIFGVEHPIVQGGMMWVGRAELVAAVAEAGALGFITALTQPTPEDLVREIERTRELTDKPFGVNLTILPSIDPPPYAEYRQAIIDSGVKIVETAGFNPADHLPHFKDAGIKVIHKCTSVRHAVKAERIGVDAVSIDGFECAGHPGEDDVPGLILIPAATSKLSIPVIASGGIADSRGLVAALALGADGVNMGTRFMCTVESPVAHEVKEQIVRNTELDTKLIFRTLRNTARVATNAVSEEVVEIESRGAEFGDIAHLVAGARGRKVFEDGELDAGIWTAGQSQGLIHDIPTVADLVERMVTEAEAVITGRLNDIVGADRTVRA